One Tetrapisispora phaffii CBS 4417 chromosome 3, complete genome DNA segment encodes these proteins:
- the TPHA0C01160 gene encoding CBM21 domain-containing protein (similar to Saccharomyces cerevisiae GIP2 (YER054C) and PIG2 (YIL045W); ancestral locus Anc_7.230), whose product MYIKASTKKEFPFFNDDDFNSRVLRDRFKDGNTVDDKGAVNYNGGGGPTDLELPKSLSFLNKPQRNRESSESTRVRESELLRNTNINKRLDAYSIDHQKGPKAGQQAGVVDDDDVHKEFYNSINKRIAKVSSMSINTDVEPTGLEISPVYKKSGELVRSSLKYRSKSLPCTPNGEAIKDEDNFLLTKNPRRNLIRSKSVHFEQTTPIAYFNKDESPLDISLQFKEFLKLNGDNHNNLTLNAVDDKNYTYGNTHVNGFGSKDYDNFAFGGTADDEQGLSTCHIQGEKTAQAGKNLRWSKLQNEFFNKIRNEKKNRINLNHSRDVSYEASDGMDLVLENENFPVLSRMKRKDILKINLYVKLVESNNVFLEELVIKKNVGGGMDDRTNMLSSVNFLSGKIFVKNLNFKKSIKVRYTWNKWITYHETEALYNSNADSILPSTNMDIFRFIIDCNNVRSNCKNALELCIHYISGDEKDNSYKEYWDNNNGKNYKIAIYK is encoded by the coding sequence ATGTACATTAAGGCAAGCACCAAGAAAGAATTCCCCTTTTTTAATGACGATGACTTCAATTCAAGGGTTTTGAGGGATAGATTTAAAGATGGAAACACGGTTGATGATAAAGGTGCTGTGAACTATAATGGTGGTGGTGGTCCAACTGATCTAGAGTTGCCAAAGTCATTAagttttttgaataaaccGCAACGAAATAGGGAATCGAGCGAGAGTACAAGGGTTCGTGAATCCGAGTTGCTGAGAAacacaaatataaataagaGACTGGATGCCTACTCCATTGACCATCAAAAGGGTCCGAAAGCTGGCCAACAAGCAGGTGTGGTTGATGACGATGATGTCCATAAAGAGTTTTATAATTCCATTAATAAACGTATTGCAAAGGTTTCCTCTATGTCtataaacacagatgtgGAACCGACAGGTTTAGAAATTTCTCCTGTGTACAAGAAATCCGGAGAACTTGTCCGAAGCTCGTTGAAATACAGGTCCAAATCGCTGCCATGTACCCCCAATGGTGAGGCAATcaaagatgaagataatttCCTACTAACGAAGAATCCCAGGAGGAACCTTATTCGTAGTAAGAGTGTGCATTTCGAACAGACCACCCCCATCgcatatttcaataaagatGAAAGCCCTTTAGACATAAGTTTGcaatttaaagaatttttaaaattgaatggAGATAATCACAACAACCTGACCCTTAATGCTGTGgatgataaaaattatacGTATGGCAATACCCATGTGAATGGATTTGGATCGAAGGACTATGATAATTTTGCATTTGGCGGCACAGCTGATGACGAGCAAGGTCTAAGTACATGCCATATACAGGGGGAGAAGACGGCCCAAGCGGGGAAAAACTTACGCTGGAGTAAGTTacaaaatgaatttttcaataaaatcagGAACGAGAAGAAAAATAGAATAAACCTGAATCATAGCAGAGACGTTAGCTATGAAGCTTCTGATGGAATGGACTTGGTTCTCGAAAACGAGAATTTCCCCGTCCTATCAAGGATGAAAAGGAAagatatattgaaaatcaATCTATACGTCAAGTTAGTGGAAAGTAACAATGTTTTCCTAGAGGAACTGGttattaagaaaaatgtTGGTGGTGGAATGGATGATAGAACGAATATGTTAAGCAGCGTAAATTTCTTAAGtggtaaaatatttgttaaaaatctgaatttcaaaaaaagCATAAAAGTTCGATATACATGGAACAAATGGATCACTTATCATGAAACTGAAGCATTGTACAATTCCAACGCCGACTCTATCTTGCCTTCGACTAACATGGACATTTTCCGATTTATCATTGACTGCAATAACGTACGATCTAACTGCAAGAATGCACTTGAGCTGTGCATACATTACATTTCTGGAGACGAAAAAGATAACTCCTATAAAGAATACTGGGACAACAACAATGGCAAGAACTATAAAATAGCcatttataaataa